A DNA window from uncultured Methanoregula sp. contains the following coding sequences:
- the ppsA gene encoding phosphoenolpyruvate synthase, with amino-acid sequence MKDVPNILWLEEIRKEDIISVGGKGASLGEMASIGLPVPKAFVVTAQAFRRFLVETGLEKKIFASFERLDVENNEALEKAAEQAKAMVLKAKMPAILRDEIKKAYHKMDAGDLIVAVRSSATAEDLPDASFAGQQETYLNIKGDANLILSVQKCWASLYGARAIYYRAKQGFDDNTVNIAVVVQQLVHSEKAGVMFTSHPISGEPLTIIEGSWGLGEAVVSGSVSPDKYVFDQRTERVVDTFISNKIVEIVADGDHGTKLADVPKDRQDTQVLSDAEVAKLAMYGKIAENHYGVPQDVEWGIVKGTFYILQSRPITTIGSRKEAKGMSGQKASANILIKGQGAAPGIASGKVVIIRDVKDTGSVKEGDILVTKMTNPDMVPAMRKVAAIVTDEGGMTCHAAIVSRELGTPAVVGTKTATSVLKNGQLVTVDGEMGLIYEGAVASAAAVPAAGAAQQAVIAHAPIITATSVKVNVSIPEAAARAAATGADGVGLLRIEHLILGLNKTPGWFIQNNKEEEFVKELHDGIKIVLDAFPGKTVWVRTLDAPTDEFRNMKGGESEPHEHNPMLGWRGIRRDLQSPDQFRLQVESFQRLWKEGYDNLGIMFPMVSHPDQFIAAKEMMRACGVDVENVDLGIMIEIPSSAIMIEDFIHAGIKFASFGTNDLIQYTLAIDRNNENVADMYNPQHPAVLSLIHNAIQVCRAYNVECSICGQAGSDPKMAAWLVEHGITSVSANIDAIAKIREAVAKTEKRIILEAARTKDAE; translated from the coding sequence ATGAAAGATGTGCCCAATATTCTCTGGCTCGAGGAGATCAGGAAGGAGGATATTATTTCGGTGGGGGGCAAGGGGGCGTCTCTTGGAGAGATGGCGTCCATCGGCCTTCCGGTTCCGAAAGCCTTCGTCGTGACTGCTCAGGCATTCCGCAGGTTTTTAGTCGAGACCGGTCTTGAAAAGAAGATTTTTGCGTCGTTCGAACGGCTCGATGTCGAGAACAACGAGGCACTGGAGAAAGCAGCCGAACAGGCAAAGGCTATGGTCCTCAAGGCAAAGATGCCCGCAATACTCCGGGACGAGATCAAAAAAGCCTACCATAAGATGGACGCAGGCGATCTCATCGTTGCAGTGCGGTCCAGCGCCACTGCCGAAGACCTGCCGGATGCCAGCTTTGCCGGCCAGCAGGAGACCTACCTGAATATCAAAGGCGATGCAAATCTCATTCTTTCAGTCCAGAAATGCTGGGCATCGCTCTATGGTGCGCGGGCCATCTATTACCGGGCCAAACAGGGATTCGATGACAATACCGTCAATATCGCCGTGGTTGTCCAGCAGCTCGTCCATTCCGAGAAGGCCGGTGTGATGTTCACCTCCCACCCGATATCGGGCGAACCCTTAACAATCATCGAGGGATCCTGGGGTCTCGGGGAAGCCGTGGTCTCGGGCTCGGTATCTCCCGACAAATATGTCTTTGACCAGAGGACGGAGAGAGTCGTCGACACGTTCATCTCCAACAAGATAGTCGAGATCGTTGCCGATGGCGACCATGGCACGAAACTTGCCGATGTGCCAAAGGACCGGCAGGACACGCAGGTGCTCTCGGATGCCGAGGTTGCCAAGCTCGCGATGTACGGCAAGATCGCGGAGAACCATTACGGGGTTCCGCAGGATGTCGAGTGGGGTATCGTCAAGGGAACGTTCTATATTCTCCAGTCCCGGCCGATAACAACCATCGGCAGCAGGAAGGAGGCAAAGGGCATGTCAGGACAAAAAGCAAGCGCGAACATTCTGATCAAAGGCCAGGGTGCGGCACCCGGCATAGCTTCAGGCAAAGTCGTGATCATCCGCGATGTCAAGGATACGGGATCGGTCAAGGAAGGCGACATCCTGGTCACGAAGATGACCAACCCGGACATGGTGCCGGCCATGCGCAAGGTGGCGGCGATCGTGACCGACGAAGGCGGGATGACCTGCCATGCGGCAATCGTGAGCCGGGAACTGGGCACGCCGGCCGTTGTCGGGACCAAGACGGCAACGTCAGTCCTCAAGAACGGGCAGCTCGTCACGGTCGACGGCGAGATGGGTCTCATCTACGAAGGCGCGGTTGCATCGGCCGCAGCCGTACCCGCAGCCGGGGCCGCCCAGCAGGCGGTCATCGCCCATGCCCCGATCATCACCGCAACGAGCGTCAAAGTGAACGTCTCCATCCCCGAGGCAGCAGCCCGGGCAGCGGCAACCGGTGCAGACGGCGTCGGGCTCCTCCGGATCGAGCACCTGATCCTCGGCCTCAACAAGACCCCCGGCTGGTTCATCCAGAACAACAAGGAAGAGGAGTTCGTCAAGGAGCTCCACGACGGCATCAAGATCGTGCTCGATGCATTCCCGGGTAAGACCGTCTGGGTCCGGACCCTGGATGCCCCGACCGACGAGTTCCGGAACATGAAAGGCGGCGAGAGCGAGCCGCACGAGCACAACCCTATGCTCGGCTGGAGAGGCATCCGCCGGGATCTCCAGAGCCCCGACCAGTTCCGGCTCCAGGTCGAGTCCTTCCAGCGCCTCTGGAAGGAGGGATACGACAACCTCGGCATCATGTTCCCGATGGTCTCCCACCCCGACCAGTTTATCGCCGCAAAAGAGATGATGCGGGCCTGCGGCGTGGATGTCGAGAACGTGGATCTCGGCATCATGATCGAGATCCCCTCAAGCGCGATCATGATTGAGGACTTCATCCATGCCGGGATCAAGTTCGCCTCGTTCGGTACCAACGACCTGATCCAGTACACCCTTGCCATTGACCGGAACAACGAGAACGTTGCCGACATGTACAACCCCCAGCACCCGGCCGTCCTCTCCCTGATCCACAATGCAATCCAGGTGTGCCGGGCATACAATGTCGAATGCTCGATCTGCGGCCAGGCCGGCTCAGATCCGAAGATGGCAGCCTGGCTTGTCGAGCACGGCATCACCAGCGTATCAGCCAAC